The segment AGGCTCTTGTTACCCATCTCCTCCAGGGTGACGTCAGGGATGCTATGGCTGCTCCTCAGGCTGAGGGTGACACGCGCTGGCTCATCCAGGTCCACAAGATGGATGTGCACCTTGCCCCCATGCGGGTAGTAGATCACGTAGGGGAATGTCACCATAAATCTCCTAGGCAGAGGACACCTCCACAGTGGAGGTGGGCAGGGACCTCCACCAAATCCCAGTGCCCTGCAGCCACAGGCACTGATCCCTCTGTCCTCACAGGGACAACACAGCACCCCAAGCACCTCCACCCCAACTGAGCAACCACCCTTATGATGAGGAATGACCCTGAGCACCAGCAGCGAGCTAAGACCGCCCACCATCCCACCCAGGATGGACAGACTGACATGGACAGAGCTTACGGCAGTTCAGCTGCTCCAGCAATGAGATGCAGGACACAGAGAAGCAGGCAGGTCAGGGCTGCTCTGGACCCCATACTCAAGGGAAGAACACAGAGGCAAGGTGAACTCCGAGCCCTCAGTTTAGTCTTCCTCTTCTCCCGTTCACCCttgcctccctgctgcagctgaggtcTCCAGCTGGGACAATGTTTAACCACCCAGTCCACACCCCGATGGGTTCAAGGCTCCAGGCAGCCAAACACAACCCATGGCAGAAGGCATGCAGCAGCCCTGAAAAATCAGGTCCTCCATGTGCCCTCTGCCACCGACCATCCCCATGTGACGGTTCCTGACCTGGAGAGCTCCAGCTCACCATTGCTAATAGTGTTACCCAGCAACTGTCCATCATCCATCTACATGGACAGACGATTTCCACTGCTTTGCAGAATTTCTTCCAGGCATTTCTGACAAACAGCAATGATGAGCCAAAGCACCGTGCATCTTCTTGCCCATGGTTTGCCCATTATCTTCAGAGCTGCTCCACATGCAGCATGGCCATCCCCACCTGCCCTCATCCCCCCCAGGCTCAGGCATGGCACCATGCACAAACACCAGCTGTgaagtcttttattttccacctTCATCTCATCGCTCTGCATTGAGGAAGCTCTTCTAATGTGGAActtttcccctccccacatccctccaGTCTCCACAGGCTCACCACACATTCCGGACCCCTCCTCATGGCTGGATGCATGAGGACAGCACGATCGGTAGGACCTTGTGCAACGAGCCCATGGGTGAACCACACCACAAGAGATGGAGAAGGGTGCAGCAAGTTCTACCTGTCACCAGATACCCAACCTCTCTGATGTCCCCTTGAGCTCTGCCTAATCACTGGTCCCAGTTGCGTCCTCGTTGTGCCACATGTTGTCGGTCCCCTTGGTGGCCCCAGTGCTTGGGAGCAAAGGAAGCTCCGCAGGCCATTCCCTGCAGGGATTTGCAGACATCTCAGAGAAAACATCAACCATGATTTTACGGACAGTTTCTGTCAGCTCCGGGACATCCTTTGGGCTCAAGCCACGGGTTTCTATCCTGGGGAGAACTCGGATGGTGAATGTCCCTGGAAATGGAGAGAAGAAGCCAGGGAGGCCAGGTCATCCCACCAGCATCCTCCACCACTGGATGCCTCCATGCACATCAGTGTCCTTCATAAAGACCTCCAGCCCTCACTTGCTCCATCCCCACCGCCTCTGCAAAGGGGTTTCTTGTCCTCCACTTACCAGAGGTGAATTTCTTCTCCTTGGAGCTGAAGAAGTCCCAGTATGGAGAAATCACAATGGGGAAAATGGGAACCTGCAGGAGATGGAGGGTCATGCAGACCCCTCCCCAGTTAACACCAGTAGGACTCCAGCTCCTGCCATGCCCCAGGTCCCTGTCACCTCCCTGGGGCCTGCAGATCTCAGAAGACTCCAATGCCCCCCATCCTCTTTGTCAAGGGCAGATGATGGAGAACGTTCTACGAGCGGGGGATGCCATGGGAGATAACCACCCCAACTTGATGCCTTACCTGAGCCTGCACAGCCAGGTGGAACGCCCCACGCTTGAAGGGCAGCATGGATCTGCTCTGGTTCCTGGTGCCTTCTGGGAAAATCCACACTCGGAGCTGCACAGGACAGGGTGAGATGCAAGCACTGACCCCAGGACCACCTCCCCACCGTGACACCTATGGTTCTCCCTGAGCCCTGTCTACCCCCAGCCCAGTTTCTCCTGCTCACGTTTTCACGCCGTATGGTCTCGGCCGTCTGGGAGATGACATCAATGGCATCTCCTGTCCTTTGGCGGTCGATGAAGATCATGCCACTGAGCCAGCAGGCCCAGCCCACAGTGCCCATATACAGGAGTTCCTTCTTGGCTATGGGCACACAGCGCTTGGGGATGACCTCCACCATGCCTGGAGGATGGATGGGAAGGAAAGGATCAGCCCGTCCCTCATGATTCTCATCACCAACCACATCACGGAGTCCCAACCCTTTCCCTGCAGTGCACCCATAGCCCTGAGCTCTGCTCGACCCCAAAGGCTGCCCACATGGTGATGaacccctcccctcccctgcaCATACCCATGAGGTCAAGGGAAGCCTGGTGGTTGCAAACTATCACATAGGGCTCCTTGAGATTCAGGTGCTCGGCACCCAACACCTCTATCTTGATGCCATACAAGTGCTTGAGGGGCCGGATCGCAGCACAGAGGAGCCTAGGGCAGAGGGACACGTGTGGGGAGCAGATTGACACAGAGAGGTGGGAGGGGGTCATGACAAGAGCAGGGGAGGCAAGAACCAGCTCATCTTTGCTCATCAGAGCAACTCAGAATTGCTTCACTTGGCCTAAATTCATCAAGAGATGGAGGTTTTATCAGCTGGATGGGGAACGAGGAAGAGCCGTGTCACCATCCAGAAAGGCTTGGACAGGAAGCGTGACACCaggacagcagagctgatgaAGGGTGACGCTCAGTATGAAAATAACGAGAGGAATGGAGGGAGGATGGAGCAACGGGGATTGCAGCACCCATGTGGGAGATAAATACGCTTTTGACGTTGAAATGGGGCACTTTCCAACTCATGGCAATGGAGAGCACCTATGCCAAGGGTCTCACATCCAGCAGTGAATACTTCAAACCTAATGTGGAAAGGATGGTCAGGAAGAGCTCAGCACCagatggggaagagaagaggTTTGTGGCATGCCCCAAAGCCAGGACTAATGGCAGGAACCAGCTCCAAGCCGGAGGCGTTGTGATTTGGAgtctgaggaggaggagatggagcTGGGTGTGCTGGTGGGATGAGACAAGGCACTGTGAGTCACAGCTGCGTCACGACAGGGATTTCCACTGAGCCGGAAGCGTTTGCAGCAGGGCTCAAAGCAAGAGGGAATGCACGTGTGTGTGCATCATTCCTGCACAGAGAAAATGAGGGAGAATGGCTGCACGAGGGGACTGATAACACCAAACCTCTGATTGCAATCCCGCCAAGAGCACCGGATCTGCCTGCATTGACACATTGACATGTGATGGCTTGAGCTTGGAAATTCCACAGGCTCATCTTTCATCCTGACACAATTACATCCCTACACTATGCTATCACAGCCAGGAATTCGGCACCAGGGTTGCGTCAGCCCTGGAAGCAACTCGTGTTGCTCAGAGATGCTATCATGGCCATCACCACCCCCAGCTTGGCTGAGCGAtggggcagcactggggcaTCCTCTCTGGGACGCCGAGCTGATGGTATCAGGAAATCCTGGAGGCCTGTTCTCAAAGTGGAATGCACTGACAGAGGTGTGGGAATGCACGTGTATCCTGCTATTGAGTGCTGCAAACCCTTCCAGTCCCTCATTGTACCCAATGATGCAGCGGTCAGTTTTCCCCTTTATGGTACTTGATCCAATGGGGACCAGCTAGCCCAGACCCAACTGGCTGCCCCACCATGGTGTGCCCATTGCTAACCACGGACATCACCACTACATCCCACCACAGCATGCAGATGCACCACATGGACATGACCACAGCACTCATGGCAGCTCCAGGGCTCAGCCTGCAGTCCTGGCTGTGGATACAACCACAAAACCCCATCACCACCGAGCCCCAGATGCCTCCATGCTGGAAGCACAACCCCTAAGCCATACTCACTTCATGTTCTCCACGCAGCGTCCTCGAATTGCAGCAAAGGGGGAGAGGAGAGTCGCCATAGCCAAGACCCAGATGTTGAAGAAGGTCACTTTGCAGAAGTAGTGGAAGGTGGCACTGTGTCGGTAAAGCAGCACggggaggatgaggaggagcagcagcccgTGGAGAAGGGCCACGTCCATTGTGCCACTTGGGGTGTGGGGATGCTGGGGAGCTCAGCCTGCGTCCCCAGAGCTGGGGTGGAGAGTAGagatgctgggagcagggcaggcGAAGCCGGTGGATCAGCAGAGTGATGTGTGGGTGTTTGGGGCTGGTCCAGGGAAGGAGCTGCCCCATACAGAGGCTTGTAGGGCTGGCAGGCAGGCACAGCAGGTGAGGGTGGAGAGAAGGGGTGAGTCAATGCCAGAGACCCTGGGTCACCTGAGGAGTCACAGCTGATAACGCATCCTGCTGGGTCATTAAGCACTGCAATGGTTTTTCACCAACACCTCTTATCGGGGAGGGTTACATGGGGGGGTTCACAGCCCCACTGCCTTATCCATG is part of the Excalfactoria chinensis isolate bCotChi1 chromosome 24, bCotChi1.hap2, whole genome shotgun sequence genome and harbors:
- the LOC140262379 gene encoding 1-acyl-sn-glycerol-3-phosphate acyltransferase alpha-like yields the protein MDVALLHGLLLLLILPVLLYRHSATFHYFCKVTFFNIWVLAMATLLSPFAAIRGRCVENMKLLCAAIRPLKHLYGIKIEVLGAEHLNLKEPYVIVCNHQASLDLMGMVEVIPKRCVPIAKKELLYMGTVGWACWLSGMIFIDRQRTGDAIDVISQTAETIRRENLRVWIFPEGTRNQSRSMLPFKRGAFHLAVQAQVPIFPIVISPYWDFFSSKEKKFTSGTFTIRVLPRIETRGLSPKDVPELTETVRKIMVDVFSEMSANPCREWPAELPLLPSTGATKGTDNMWHNEDATGTSD